The genome window AACGACGCCGATCCTGCCGATTGTTCGGTGGGCGAACGCTCGTGACATACGTCTACTAGCCGTGTTGGCCGATTCTTTCGAGCAACGGACGTGGCGCGCCATGCTGCGATATCGGCGTTTGGCGAAGTCGCTCAACGGACGCGCAGTGGAATTCGTAGCCAATCACGGAATAAATGCGTCAGTCTCCCTGTCAAGGATAGGCGTCAAGCCAAGCAAAATCGTGCCGTGGGACTGGCCCCCGTCACATCGCCCGGCAGACTTCACGCCGCGTAGAAGGCGTCGCGACTGCGCTTTCCGTTTGATCTACGTTGGCTCGGTTTCCCCAGCAAAAGGTGTCGAAGATTTGCTCCATGCCGTAGCGGCATTAAAGGCGCAGAAATTGTCGGTTTTACTTACAGTAATCGGCGAAGACTGCGGCAGTAAAATGCAAGCTAAAGCGGTCAAACTTGGTATCGCAGATGTAGTGCAGTTTTTGGGTCGACGCGCAAATGACGAAATTCCGAGTGCTATGCGAGAGGCGGACTGTGTCGTTATTCCTTCAAGGCATGAGTATCCAGAGGGCTTGCCTTTGACGATTTACGAAGCGCTTTCGACACACACGCCTATCATTGCATCCGATCATCCCATGTTTATTGGAGCTCTTAACCATCGCACTTCCGCATTAATATTCCCGGCGTCAAATGTACAAATGCTGGCTTCGGCAATCAGAGAACTGTCGCAAGACGACTCGCTTTATGAGCACCTTTCCGCCAATTCTGCCGAGGCGTGGCAAGGTCTTCAACTCCCCGTTCGCTGGGCCGACCTGATCGAAGCATGGATCTCCGACGACCCTGATCAACGAAAATGGATTTTAAATCACTCGCTCGCTTCGCAAAGTTACGCTGATCGGATCACGACGAATAGCCTACGCCGATACACCGTCTAAGGCTTTATCTCACTCCATTCTTCCGTTAGCTGACTACAGGATCTGATGTCGAAACTCATTAGCATTGCTCCGCTTACATCGCGTTTGCGATCGCGCATTAGCGGCGAGAATGATATCTTCGCACGCGCTGACCAGACGGTTGAGTTATCTCCTAATGGGACGAATCGTGCGATCGTTCCACTTTCGTTACCCGGCGAATTCGATCTGATTAGTGAAGCGCTCACCAAGGGTACACTGGGACTTCAAAGGCAATGGCTCTACGGAGAGAGAACTGAGCACGGCCCAACACTCGCCTTTCGTTATGATGACGCGATACTCGCGGACAATACCGTGTACGCAGGCGGGCGTCATTGGATATGTCGTCCACACGGGCACAAGCGGGCCCTTGTAATTGACGACTATGATGAGATCGAGAACGCGCAACTCTGTACTCACATCGCTTGCAACATCTTTTTCGGCCATTGGATTCGGGATGCGATGTGCATGGAATTGCTCGCCCACGAGCGGGGGCTGGTCCCGCTGAGCTTCACTTACGAACCATGGATGCATCAGGCAGGATATCGAACGCTCTTCGCCCTTCCCGGCTTCACCACTTCGACGGCTAGGGTCCGCAATCTGTGGATTGTAGATGACCGAGGGCTTAACTCCGGCTGGAGCAGGCGCTTTCTTGAATTGCGCGACCGTCTTCGCGCGACAACGTCGTCCGGCGGGCCATCGCATGTATTCCTTGCCCGCGGCAGACGCGGCGCTAACCGTAGCTTGATAAATGAAGGTCAGATAAAGGGACATCTCGAGCAAAATGGCTTTGCCGTCATTCACCCCGAGGAAATGGACCCGACTGAGATCGCTCATTCGCTGGCTTCGGCCAGGATTGCAGTTTCACAGGAAGGGTCTCATCTCAACCATGCCCAGTTTGCTCTTCCAAAGGGCGCTGCTCTGGTCGTCATCGAACCGCCGCACGGCGCCAACTTTTTCCATAAGTTGCTTACCGACGTATCTGGCGTTCGTTTCGCTTACGTGGTGGCTCAGGAACGCGAAAACGGATTCGAACTTGCGCCTGAGCGCCTAATGAGAACGCTCGACTTGGTTGATTGCGCATTGCGTTAGGCCCCTGCCCCCGTCCCCGTTGCGCCAGTGTCCGAGTTCAGCAGCGCAATCGTCCGGCAGGATCCCATTAGATATCGCTGGGAAGGGACCGTCCGCGTTTGATTGCAATAATCCCAGCAAGCCCAGCCGCGATCATCACCAGCAGCGCGGCGCGTGGGATGAACGATGTGAGCGCGAACATGACTGCTGCCGAGGCTATCGTCCCAAAGCAAAAGGCGGCCGCATCCAATTCCAGGCTGCCTCGCTCCAGATTCTGTCGGGCGAGCCATATTCGAGCTGACGGTATCACGAAAAATGCAACGAACATGACAAGACCAACGGAGCCGACGAGCAACGCAAAATACAGGTAGCTGTTAACGAAATCGACAATTCCTTCGCCCTGGATGAGATCTGACATCTGGGCGACGACGTCGCGATAGCTGTCGCCAAGCAACGGTCGCTCGCGAAATTCTTCCAGGCCTCGCCGCCAAAGTTGGGCGCGATAATCGACGCTGCCATCCGATGCGCTGCCGGTGCCGCCCCGGCTGAGAAGGCTGTAAACGAGTGCCCCAACACCCAGGACGGCCAAACTCAAGCTGATGGCGCCTGCCCTGCGAAGGCGGAAAACCATCATCGCGACAATTGCTACCGCGGCGCCGAGCCAGCCACCACGGGATTGGGGCGCTTGGAGACCGAAGCCGATCAGCCCGATGATTGCCCAATATGCCATCCGGCTGCGGAAGGCCCGATGTGAAACGAAGGCGGCGGCCAGGCCGATTACCAGGACGAACCCCATGGCGGTCGCTTCACCCATCGGTCCCTCGGCACGCAACAGGCCTTCCCGCATCTTCACGATCAGCTCGAGCGGCCCTCGAACGATGCCGTATTTGTCATTCAGCGCCGCATAGAGAGGCCAGAAACTTGCCCGTTCGTAGAGTACGACGACCGAGAGCATGGAGGCAGCCGCCGTCAGCCAGATGCACGCCCGATGGATGCGTTCCGGCGTCACAAGCGTCCGCGTGACGACGTAGTAGGAAAGACCCCATGAAACGCCGATGTAAGCGGTTTGTCGCAGCCAATGGGTGAATGACGTATCGCTTGCGCCGACGACGACGAGCAGGATGAGGACAAGAATCGCGGGAAGATCAACGATGAAGGGCAACTTTGGAGACTTGCCAGGACGAAGAAGCATTGCGACAAGTGCGCCTAATGCCAGGGAGCCTTGGGCGCCGAGCCCGAAGATTGGCACCGTGCCTGCGCGGAGATCCAAGGTTAGACCGGGAGTTGCCAGCAGCGCCACGAGCAGCACCAGCCCGATTTGTTCCCGTGTTCTCGCCAGCAATGGAACCGTGCCAATCAAAACCAAATGGAGAATCCATAGATTGGGCGCGAGGAAACAGGCCGCGGCGAGCCCGCTGAACAGTATGAAGGGTTTGAACCCTATCTCGCGCTTCAGAGGGCGTGCGATCAGAGCGTAGAAGATCGCGTAGCCAATCGCGATCATCGCTTCGAGGAACGCAAGATTCTTGAGCAGCGCGAAACTCAATGCCGGCCCGCACGGCGGCGAGGGTAAGCGGTCATGACACTAGCCCTGTTCCCACCGCGTTGATCGTACTTCCCGCAACGTAGCCTAGGGCGGCGGTAAGCAGGAAGGCGAATTCCTTGATCGGACGCAATATTCGGGCCTGCCCCAGCGCCCACCAGCAATAGAACTGGCCGACCGCCTGCATGCTTACCACGGCGACGACGAAACCGATTGGCCCGTGCCAAGCGTATAGTCCAGGTCCGGCGATGCCAAGCCATGCCACGCGCACCAGATTGAGGCGCAGGAAGTGGCGAACGCCGCCGACCGCAATCAGGGCGTCGCTGGCGATGGAGACCGGCAAGCTGAACAGCGCGACGATCGCGAGCAGTTGAAGATAGGGGACGGCGCCGAGATAGCGATCATCGTAGAGCAGTTCGATGATCAACGGGGCGCAGGCGATAAAGCCTCCCGCGGCAAGCATGTAGAGCAGGCGCAACGGACGGCCGGAGCCGTAATAGACGTCCGATATCCGGGCCGGACCGTCCCGCTGGGTTCGCGCGAACAAGGGGTAGAGGATCCGGCTGGAATAATTGCCGGTGACCTGGGCCGGGACCTGGGCGAGATTGGTCGCCAGCGAGTAAAGGCCGAACTGGCTCAGCGGGAAGAGGCGGGCAAGCACGACCTTGTCGATCTGGCTGAGCAGAATCTGGATGATGCTGGAACCGGCGATGTAGCGGCCGAACGCCCACAGGTCGCGCGCACGCTCGCCGCTCAGGCGCCAGCGCCGGCCGGCGTCCGGAAACATGGCGTAGCTGAGGAAGATCTTCAGCGCCGCCACAAAGAACATGGCCGCGATGATCGCCCAATAGCTCCGCCACCGATAGGCCAGGGCGATCGACAGCGGGATCGAGAGAAGGTGCGGAATAACGTCGAGTAGCGTCAGGCGGCGAATCATTCCCGAGCGCGCGGCCGTAGCGAACGCCAGGGATGTGAAGGCATCGAGCGCCAGATAGGCGCCGGACACGGCGAAGACCAATTGCAGCGCCGGCTTTCCGAAAAGATGGGCAAGAGGTGCGGACAGGAGCGCGATGGCGGCCGCGATAACGGCCCCGCGAATAAGACGCAGCGTCCATACTTCGTCGAGGAAACTCGCTTGCTCTCCCTCGTCGTGGCGGACGACGTAGGCCTGGAAGCCGACGTCCGACAGCATCACCGCGATGTAGAGGATCGAGGAAACAATCCCGACCACCCCAAAGTCCTCGGCTGTCAGCAAGCGGGTGAGGGCGACCGTGCTGACGATCCGCGCCAGATTGACGACGATGTTGCCGGCGATGACGAACGAGGTGCCGCGACCGAGCACGTCCTTTGCCTGCCGTGCGAGACGAGGTACCGAAATCACGAAACCAAATGCTTGGAACGATCGGTCAAGATCGAGATCGCTCTTGAGCCGGGACTCCGTACGCCACGGCATTGGCGGCAACATCGCGAAGCACGACGCTGCCTGCGCCGATGACCGCGCCGTTGCCGATGGTCACCGGACCAAGGATGTAGGTGCCCGGACCGATGTCAACGCCGCTGCCGAGGGTCGGCGCCCCTGGCTTCCGGTTCGTCCCAACGGTCACCTGATGCATGATGAGGCAGTTGGCGCCAATCTTCGCCTCGGGATGGATTACGATGCCGTTCGGATGCGGCATCAACAGGCCCCCACCGATCTGGCAGTTGATCGGGATATCGGCTCCAGTCACGACCGACCAAAAGCGATGACGCAGGACCCAGTAGCGGCGGAACCACCGGGCCGCTTGATAGCCCCGGACCGACTTTAAAAGCTGGCGAGAAGGATCCCAAAAACGCTGCAGCTCCTCGCGAGACCAATCAGGTTCCATCAGGCATGGTTAGCACAGGGTCAGCAAATTGTTGAAGGGGCGGAGGCATTAAAAGACGGAAACTATCGGGCGTTAGATTCTCGCCGTTTAACTCCACAACCCGAGACTTGCCCGGCGGCGTCGACCTTCTTTAGTCCGCGCGGCCCAAAAAATGCTAGGCTTGCTACCGCATGGCTTTGGAGCGCCTACGGATGAGTACTCCTCTGCAAACGTTTCGGAGCATTTTTGCAAATCTTCTGGTCGCACTCAGCGCCGCTTGCGGCGGCGAGCCCAGCTCAAGCGATCCAACGAAGACTGTGACACGTCAGTCTCCGGGTCGATGGCGGTTCGCGCCACTGGGGAGACCGGTGTGCGAAATCTTGGGATCAACTTGGGCAGTGCAAATTACTACAGCGAGAACGAAATTTCTTGAATCTGGCCATGGGCGATCGCTGGCGACTCGTTACCAATGGCTCCTGGGGCAGCATGCATCCCTCTCGCATCGACCCTGCGACGGGGGCTGTAAAGTGTCTCGCTCCGGGGGAGGGGCGAGCTTGATGCTGTCCCCGCAGGCGCACGCGACAGAGGACATTGCCATATACTGCAGTTTTGAGGGCGAAAGCCGACTCTCCGTTGGCGGAAGCGTAGAAGTTGCACCGCCTTTTCAATAGTTCCTCGTCCAACACGAACTGCCTTAACGCGAAATATACAGTATTTTCCGTGTCAGCGGTCAATCGTCATGGGCTACCAAATTGAGTGCTGTTTGAGAAAGTCTGACACCAGTGCGGCCCATTGCTGACGGTCGTAGCGCACCAAGCACGAGGCGACTTGATCCTGCGCAACTTCGTGGTCGGCCTTCCAATTCAAGTGCCGCTTTTCAATCAATCCAGCGAGTGCAGTAAAATCGCCCGGTGCACACTGAGCAACGCTCGGACTCTCCGTGTATTCTCTCGTGGCCTCGGATTCAGTGGTGACTACGGGAAGACCAAGAAGCTGAGAACCTACCAGTGTGATGTGCCCGCAGCAGGTAGTTCTCGACTTGAGGGGAACGACCATAGTCGTGGAGTCGACTGCAATCCTCCACGTTTGCTCAAGTGGCAAGTTACACATGAATCGAACATTGGGCGGTAGGTCGCCAGCAATGTTATGAGGCCGCGCCACAATCAGAAAGGGTATACCAGGCAATAGTTTTGCAGCTTTCAACAATGTTGCATAATCTCTGCCTTCCCCACCAACGGCCGCCACGTAAGACCTGCGCGCAAGCGGCGCGGGGTGGTCGCTAGGGCGAGGCGGATGCTGGGTCCAGTTGATGCGTTTGATCCGGGCGAGGTCCAGATTGAAATGATCCGAATAAAGCTTGCGCTCGAACTCTGAAAAAACGCAGAATTGAGTGACTTCTTTTAATGCTGCCTGAAAGTAATCGCGGCGTCGACCAACCGGCAGTTCAGTGAAGTTGAAGGAGAAGGCCAGATGAGGGGGTGTGCGGTGGAACGCGCGGCACGCTAGCGAGACTGCGGCGGTCATTGCTGGCAGATGCGAAATCAGCGCGGCGTCCTTTGCGGCCCACGCCGCCTCAACAGCAGCCCGGTAACGCGAGAGCCGCGGCTTTATGACAAGTCGCTCCAGCGTCGATTCAGGCAACCCTGAGAAGTCGACCCGCTGAACCCCGGTGGGAAGCTCAACGAACTCATCGCTTTTTGGAACGAGCTCACCAATGTTGATGACTCGCTGAACGGGTGACCTCGATAGCATCATTGACAGGGTGTCCTACAAAGATCTGCGATTCAGCGGTGAGCCACTAAGATTGCCCACCCGCCAATCCCCACGCCGGGGCGAAGATCGCAAGCTTCTCCACAGTTAGAATAGCTCCCGTCTTCCGTGCGCCCGATTGTCTTAGGATGGAAGTGCCAGCCGCTCCCCCGCCGAAGAAAGTGCTGCGAAAGGAGAATAGCCAACATTCGCCGCGAGATTTCGCAGGTTCGCGGGGTTGAAAATCATGAGATGACGGGGAGGCTCCAAGCCGCGCCAGTCAGCTCAAAAGAGTCTGTGGCCAAGTGCGTCCGAGTTCGGTGTAACCACTACTAGCCTCCCCCCGGTTCGAAGCAGGGCAAGGCATTTTCCAGCGTCTCTTTCGGCTGAGGCAAATGCTCGATTACGTTATTCATCAC of Sphingomonas mesophila contains these proteins:
- a CDS encoding O-antigen ligase family protein, giving the protein MSFALLKNLAFLEAMIAIGYAIFYALIARPLKREIGFKPFILFSGLAAACFLAPNLWILHLVLIGTVPLLARTREQIGLVLLVALLATPGLTLDLRAGTVPIFGLGAQGSLALGALVAMLLRPGKSPKLPFIVDLPAILVLILLVVVGASDTSFTHWLRQTAYIGVSWGLSYYVVTRTLVTPERIHRACIWLTAAASMLSVVVLYERASFWPLYAALNDKYGIVRGPLELIVKMREGLLRAEGPMGEATAMGFVLVIGLAAAFVSHRAFRSRMAYWAIIGLIGFGLQAPQSRGGWLGAAVAIVAMMVFRLRRAGAISLSLAVLGVGALVYSLLSRGGTGSASDGSVDYRAQLWRRGLEEFRERPLLGDSYRDVVAQMSDLIQGEGIVDFVNSYLYFALLVGSVGLVMFVAFFVIPSARIWLARQNLERGSLELDAAAFCFGTIASAAVMFALTSFIPRAALLVMIAAGLAGIIAIKRGRSLPSDI
- a CDS encoding glycosyltransferase family 4 protein translates to MRLTFIQYAGDYREAYARLTAGGKETYQAQRYSVDFVGSLSRSAEISVICAMSDGEYDEIQGNGVRAIGLAMSSRLEARDLLDAVARTRPDRLILTTPILPIVRWANARDIRLLAVLADSFEQRTWRAMLRYRRLAKSLNGRAVEFVANHGINASVSLSRIGVKPSKIVPWDWPPSHRPADFTPRRRRRDCAFRLIYVGSVSPAKGVEDLLHAVAALKAQKLSVLLTVIGEDCGSKMQAKAVKLGIADVVQFLGRRANDEIPSAMREADCVVIPSRHEYPEGLPLTIYEALSTHTPIIASDHPMFIGALNHRTSALIFPASNVQMLASAIRELSQDDSLYEHLSANSAEAWQGLQLPVRWADLIEAWISDDPDQRKWILNHSLASQSYADRITTNSLRRYTV
- a CDS encoding oligosaccharide flippase family protein codes for the protein MPWRTESRLKSDLDLDRSFQAFGFVISVPRLARQAKDVLGRGTSFVIAGNIVVNLARIVSTVALTRLLTAEDFGVVGIVSSILYIAVMLSDVGFQAYVVRHDEGEQASFLDEVWTLRLIRGAVIAAAIALLSAPLAHLFGKPALQLVFAVSGAYLALDAFTSLAFATAARSGMIRRLTLLDVIPHLLSIPLSIALAYRWRSYWAIIAAMFFVAALKIFLSYAMFPDAGRRWRLSGERARDLWAFGRYIAGSSIIQILLSQIDKVVLARLFPLSQFGLYSLATNLAQVPAQVTGNYSSRILYPLFARTQRDGPARISDVYYGSGRPLRLLYMLAAGGFIACAPLIIELLYDDRYLGAVPYLQLLAIVALFSLPVSIASDALIAVGGVRHFLRLNLVRVAWLGIAGPGLYAWHGPIGFVVAVVSMQAVGQFYCWWALGQARILRPIKEFAFLLTAALGYVAGSTINAVGTGLVS
- a CDS encoding glycosyltransferase family 4 protein, which produces MMLSRSPVQRVINIGELVPKSDEFVELPTGVQRVDFSGLPESTLERLVIKPRLSRYRAAVEAAWAAKDAALISHLPAMTAAVSLACRAFHRTPPHLAFSFNFTELPVGRRRDYFQAALKEVTQFCVFSEFERKLYSDHFNLDLARIKRINWTQHPPRPSDHPAPLARRSYVAAVGGEGRDYATLLKAAKLLPGIPFLIVARPHNIAGDLPPNVRFMCNLPLEQTWRIAVDSTTMVVPLKSRTTCCGHITLVGSQLLGLPVVTTESEATREYTESPSVAQCAPGDFTALAGLIEKRHLNWKADHEVAQDQVASCLVRYDRQQWAALVSDFLKQHSIW
- a CDS encoding serine O-acetyltransferase yields the protein MEPDWSREELQRFWDPSRQLLKSVRGYQAARWFRRYWVLRHRFWSVVTGADIPINCQIGGGLLMPHPNGIVIHPEAKIGANCLIMHQVTVGTNRKPGAPTLGSGVDIGPGTYILGPVTIGNGAVIGAGSVVLRDVAANAVAYGVPAQERSRS
- a CDS encoding glycosyltransferase 61 family protein, producing the protein MSKLISIAPLTSRLRSRISGENDIFARADQTVELSPNGTNRAIVPLSLPGEFDLISEALTKGTLGLQRQWLYGERTEHGPTLAFRYDDAILADNTVYAGGRHWICRPHGHKRALVIDDYDEIENAQLCTHIACNIFFGHWIRDAMCMELLAHERGLVPLSFTYEPWMHQAGYRTLFALPGFTTSTARVRNLWIVDDRGLNSGWSRRFLELRDRLRATTSSGGPSHVFLARGRRGANRSLINEGQIKGHLEQNGFAVIHPEEMDPTEIAHSLASARIAVSQEGSHLNHAQFALPKGAALVVIEPPHGANFFHKLLTDVSGVRFAYVVAQERENGFELAPERLMRTLDLVDCALR